Proteins from a genomic interval of Niabella soli DSM 19437:
- a CDS encoding DsrE family protein — MKKILLLAFTISLAMAVTAQGLTPIEKKNSAVTGAQATKKVYHVIYQMDNGDPKIIEKVLRNLNNALEDPRLKGKLQAELIAFSGGTDAYIKGSKYEAALKSLVERGVIVAQCANTLHERKIERAQIYPFIGVVPSGNGELILRQAEGWAVIKP; from the coding sequence ATGAAGAAAATTTTACTGCTTGCTTTTACAATTAGCTTGGCTATGGCTGTTACTGCACAGGGGCTGACCCCGATAGAGAAGAAAAACAGCGCCGTCACCGGCGCGCAGGCAACAAAGAAAGTATACCATGTGATTTATCAAATGGATAACGGCGATCCCAAGATCATTGAAAAAGTACTGCGGAATCTTAATAATGCCCTGGAAGATCCAAGGCTGAAAGGGAAGTTGCAGGCAGAGCTGATCGCGTTTAGCGGCGGAACCGATGCCTACATTAAAGGGAGTAAATATGAGGCCGCATTAAAAAGCCTGGTGGAGCGCGGCGTTATCGTTGCGCAATGCGCCAATACATTGCATGAGCGGAAAATTGAAAGAGCCCAGATCTATCCGTTTATAGGGGTAGTGCCCAGCGGCAACGGGGAACTGATCCTCCGTCAGGCAGAAGGAT
- a CDS encoding c-type cytochrome, with protein MRVFLVPALIFTSLAVIVLFENGCKGNDKKEEQHKTVAGGLPTAKDTIWWGWNHYQIPDYTATGKEIAYGYQLIANTSHYLGPKGTVAAISNGMNCQNCHLNGGIVPFGNNFGKVFSTYPLYRGRNNGIQDIYMRINDCFERSLNGKPLDKSSSEMQAIYAYIKWVGEGVPKGKIYKGTSLAKLKPMDRAADPLKGRIVYEANCARCHGADGAGARTADETGFVYPPLWGQNSFNDGAGLFRIGSMAGFVKNNMPLGTTYQSPQLSDAEAWDVAAFINSQPRPKFDQSADWPVLSKKPVDMPYGPYVDSFSEHQHKYGPYGPIQLAQAAVPHK; from the coding sequence ATGCGAGTATTCCTGGTTCCGGCTTTAATTTTCACATCCCTGGCAGTCATTGTATTGTTTGAGAACGGGTGTAAAGGCAATGATAAAAAAGAGGAGCAACACAAGACAGTTGCCGGCGGGCTGCCAACAGCTAAGGATACCATCTGGTGGGGATGGAATCATTATCAGATCCCCGATTATACCGCAACCGGAAAAGAAATTGCCTACGGCTATCAGTTAATTGCTAACACGTCTCATTACCTGGGTCCCAAAGGGACCGTGGCTGCCATCAGCAATGGAATGAACTGCCAGAACTGCCACCTGAATGGCGGGATCGTTCCTTTTGGAAATAACTTTGGCAAAGTTTTTTCTACCTACCCGCTTTACCGCGGACGTAATAACGGGATACAGGATATTTATATGCGGATCAATGACTGTTTTGAAAGAAGCCTGAATGGCAAACCGCTGGATAAATCTTCTTCCGAAATGCAGGCCATTTATGCCTATATAAAATGGGTGGGGGAAGGGGTGCCCAAAGGAAAGATCTATAAAGGTACCTCTCTTGCAAAACTGAAGCCAATGGATCGCGCGGCCGATCCCCTGAAAGGGCGCATTGTTTATGAGGCTAATTGCGCGCGCTGTCATGGAGCAGACGGGGCGGGCGCGCGCACTGCCGATGAAACGGGTTTTGTATATCCGCCGCTATGGGGCCAAAACAGTTTTAATGACGGCGCGGGTTTATTCCGGATCGGGAGCATGGCCGGGTTTGTGAAAAATAATATGCCGCTGGGCACCACGTATCAAAGTCCGCAATTATCAGATGCGGAGGCCTGGGATGTGGCGGCTTTTATTAACAGCCAGCCAAGGCCGAAGTTTGATCAAAGCGCCGACTGGCCTGTTTTAAGTAAGAAGCCGGTAGATATGCCCTATGGTCCTTATGTTGATAGTTTTTCGGAGCATCAGCACAAGTATGGGCCTTATGGACCGATACAATTGGCGCAGGCTGCTGTGCCGCATAAATAA
- a CDS encoding PPK2 family polyphosphate kinase, whose translation MKKNAKKLFAARKDFKLDNYPTSIGDEISPEEAKSRLKKIRVELSALQDKMYAHNKYAVLVCLQGMDAAGKDSLVREVFKEFNVRGVVVNSFKTPTTLELQHNYLWRHAIALPEKGKFGVFNRTHYENVLVTRVHPEYLLNERMPGITAVADLPKNFWKKRFEQINNFEQHMVDNGTILFKFFLHLSKKEQRDRLLRRLEKGKHQWKFSVGDLAERERWDDYMHCYEEAIKHTSTDRAPWYALPADDKDICRYLVAHILLETLKKYKDIEYPAVGDAVKANVQQYKAQLEQEG comes from the coding sequence ATGAAAAAAAACGCAAAAAAGTTATTTGCCGCCCGGAAGGATTTTAAGCTTGATAACTATCCAACCAGCATCGGGGATGAAATAAGCCCGGAAGAAGCAAAGAGCCGGCTAAAAAAAATACGTGTTGAGCTAAGCGCCCTGCAGGATAAAATGTATGCGCATAACAAATATGCAGTGCTGGTTTGTTTACAGGGGATGGATGCGGCGGGTAAAGACAGCCTGGTTAGGGAAGTGTTTAAGGAATTTAACGTCCGGGGCGTGGTCGTGAACAGTTTTAAGACGCCTACTACCCTGGAACTGCAGCACAACTATTTATGGAGGCATGCCATTGCATTGCCGGAGAAAGGAAAGTTCGGTGTATTCAACCGCACGCATTATGAGAATGTATTGGTAACACGTGTGCACCCGGAATATTTATTAAATGAACGGATGCCTGGGATAACTGCAGTAGCCGATCTGCCAAAGAATTTCTGGAAAAAACGTTTTGAGCAGATCAATAATTTTGAGCAACACATGGTGGACAATGGCACGATCCTGTTTAAATTCTTCTTGCACCTGAGTAAAAAGGAACAGAGAGATCGTTTACTCCGGCGCCTGGAGAAAGGAAAACATCAATGGAAATTTTCAGTGGGTGATCTGGCTGAACGGGAACGGTGGGATGACTATATGCATTGCTACGAAGAAGCCATAAAACATACCAGTACCGACAGGGCGCCCTGGTATGCATTACCTGCAGATGATAAAGATATTTGCCGGTATCTGGTGGCCCATATCCTGCTGGAAACCCTGAAAAAATATAAGGATATTGAATATCCGGCGGTCGGCGATGCAGTGAAAGCCAATGTTCAGCAATATAAAGCACAACTGGAACAGGAAGGATAA
- a CDS encoding DMT family transporter: protein MKKAFLQLHIAVLLAGFTGILGELISLNAGLLVWYRLLITAVTLWVLMSVTGKLEKIPVKEALKIGGIGFVSALHWVLFYASIKYGNVSIGLVCLSAVGFFSAILEPLLTRQPIKKEELLLGICSVFGIYLIFHFDARFKLGIILGFISSFFAALFPILLKFSMKRTNMQTVLTWQMTGGLITLSAIMPFYLKVFPVATLLPSLTDFLWLLVLAWFCSVIAFQFSMNALKKLSAFTVSLSYNLEPLYGILMAFVILKENKTLNQGFYLGFTIISLTLVLHAVLLKRNNRKTADAVEA, encoded by the coding sequence ATGAAAAAAGCATTTTTACAACTACATATAGCGGTTTTACTGGCGGGGTTTACGGGCATCCTGGGAGAGCTCATTTCGTTGAATGCCGGCCTTTTGGTCTGGTACCGCCTGCTTATTACCGCGGTTACCTTGTGGGTGCTGATGAGCGTAACCGGAAAACTGGAAAAAATTCCTGTAAAAGAGGCGTTAAAGATCGGGGGGATCGGTTTTGTTTCTGCGCTCCATTGGGTGCTCTTTTACGCCTCTATTAAGTATGGGAATGTATCGATCGGCCTGGTCTGCCTGTCTGCCGTCGGTTTCTTTTCCGCCATTCTTGAGCCATTGCTCACGCGTCAGCCGATAAAAAAGGAAGAATTATTACTGGGAATATGCTCTGTGTTCGGGATCTACCTCATTTTTCATTTTGATGCACGGTTCAAACTGGGAATTATACTGGGTTTTATTTCATCTTTTTTTGCGGCGCTTTTTCCCATTCTTCTCAAATTTTCGATGAAACGTACCAATATGCAAACGGTATTAACCTGGCAAATGACGGGGGGATTGATCACTTTGTCTGCCATTATGCCGTTTTACCTGAAGGTTTTTCCGGTGGCTACCCTGCTTCCGTCGCTGACTGATTTTTTATGGCTGCTGGTATTGGCCTGGTTCTGTTCAGTAATCGCCTTCCAGTTTTCGATGAATGCGCTAAAAAAACTGTCTGCTTTTACCGTAAGTTTATCGTATAACCTGGAGCCGCTTTATGGCATATTAATGGCCTTTGTAATTCTCAAGGAAAACAAAACCTTAAACCAGGGTTTCTACCTCGGCTTTACCATCATAAGTCTTACGCTTGTTTTGCACGCCGTTTTATTAAAGCGGAATAACAGGAAGACGGCGGATGCTGTGGAAGCATAA
- a CDS encoding arginine deiminase family protein, which translates to MKIKVSSEIGLLKKVLVHSPDSGIGKVIPSKAQDWLFEDIVHLDTIRRKEYDYYTKLLLYFLDPLLIKGKLKTVDAPKNNYDFFKPGKKGFHNSQNVIEIQVLLSDILKDSAIKQKLVASVCAIENCSYKTQEVLLKQDAEELAKIFISGTGNNLDMLFPPVPNFIFTRDIGIVINDHILLNKPAKKARLREALLMKYIFFTHPLFKGYKDKIIELADSPYHFLLPVDADEYNVTLEGGDVMVVSSNHVIIGISERTSMAAAHQVATQLFKKNIVTKVSLVQIPRKREYMHIDTIFTQIKKDIWVMLGSFSKKRTKAALGDAILKAIEEQQPGTATSIIQFRKNDITKPVYFDSLEDLLVDISKKDLKVKGKVKIIHSGNDEFPFDLREQWTDSCNLLALKDGVVVGYDRNDKTLEAFRKEGFSIIDVKELLPQLENGTQTTNTLKNVFITIPSAELSRARGGFHCMSMPLLRDDN; encoded by the coding sequence ATGAAAATAAAAGTGAGTTCGGAGATCGGGTTATTGAAAAAAGTATTGGTGCACAGCCCGGACAGTGGCATTGGCAAAGTGATTCCCTCAAAAGCTCAGGACTGGCTTTTTGAAGATATTGTGCACCTGGATACCATACGGAGAAAAGAGTACGATTATTATACCAAGCTCCTGCTGTACTTTTTAGATCCTTTGTTGATCAAAGGGAAATTAAAAACGGTTGACGCGCCAAAGAACAATTATGATTTTTTTAAACCTGGTAAAAAGGGCTTTCATAATTCTCAAAACGTTATAGAGATACAGGTGCTGCTATCGGATATTCTCAAGGACAGCGCCATCAAACAAAAGCTGGTCGCCTCCGTATGCGCTATTGAGAACTGCTCCTATAAAACCCAGGAGGTCTTATTGAAACAAGACGCGGAAGAGCTTGCAAAAATATTTATCAGTGGAACGGGGAATAACCTGGATATGTTATTCCCCCCCGTTCCCAATTTTATTTTTACAAGAGACATTGGGATTGTGATCAACGACCACATTTTACTGAACAAGCCGGCCAAAAAAGCCCGGCTACGCGAAGCCTTGCTGATGAAATATATTTTCTTTACCCATCCCTTATTTAAGGGGTATAAAGACAAGATCATTGAATTGGCCGATAGCCCGTACCATTTCCTGCTTCCCGTAGATGCAGACGAGTATAATGTTACCCTGGAAGGAGGTGACGTTATGGTAGTAAGCAGCAACCATGTTATCATAGGTATTAGTGAACGCACCAGCATGGCCGCGGCGCACCAGGTAGCTACCCAGCTTTTCAAAAAGAACATTGTTACAAAAGTTTCACTGGTGCAGATCCCCCGGAAAAGAGAATACATGCATATAGACACGATCTTTACGCAAATAAAAAAAGACATCTGGGTGATGCTCGGTTCTTTTTCAAAAAAGCGCACAAAGGCTGCATTGGGCGATGCCATTCTTAAAGCCATTGAAGAGCAGCAACCGGGAACGGCGACCAGCATTATACAATTTAGAAAAAATGATATAACGAAACCCGTCTATTTCGACAGCCTGGAAGACCTGCTGGTTGATATCAGTAAAAAAGACCTGAAGGTAAAAGGGAAAGTAAAGATCATTCATTCCGGAAATGATGAATTCCCCTTCGACCTGCGGGAGCAGTGGACCGATAGCTGCAACCTGCTGGCGCTAAAGGACGGTGTGGTTGTGGGTTACGACAGAAATGATAAAACCCTGGAAGCCTTCCGTAAAGAGGGTTTCAGCATTATTGACGTAAAAGAATTGTTACCGCAACTGGAAAACGGCACCCAAACAACCAACACGCTGAAAAATGTATTTATCACGATCCCCTCGGCAGAATTGTCGAGAGCCAGGGGGGGCTTCCATTGCATGAGCATGCCCCTGCTCCGCGACGACAACTAA
- the ctlX gene encoding citrulline utilization hydrolase CtlX translates to MQTTSHLLMIRPIAFGFNKETAVNNSFQKEGTDWNVNEKAQQEFDRFVEVLRAQDINVLVIQDQPLPYTPDAIFPNNWMSLHSDGQMVLYPMFAPNRRSERGKGVTDKLKEQFTVYSTIDLTGYEKENRFLEGTGSMVLDRVHQIAYACLSPRTDKKVLLDFCAMLDYKPVLFHAVDKRDAPIYHTNVMMCIADTFAIIADETIRDPAERASVLQMLKEAGKEIIPISIAQMEQFAGNALQVKNNSGEPFLIMSDSAYHSLTPEQIKVIETFNPILHAPLNTIEQNGGGSARCMIAEIFLPRH, encoded by the coding sequence ATGCAGACGACATCCCATTTACTAATGATACGGCCCATAGCCTTTGGGTTCAATAAAGAAACAGCCGTTAATAATTCCTTTCAGAAAGAAGGAACCGACTGGAACGTGAATGAAAAAGCACAACAGGAATTTGACCGGTTCGTTGAAGTATTGAGAGCGCAGGACATTAATGTACTGGTGATACAGGACCAGCCGCTACCCTACACCCCCGATGCCATCTTTCCCAACAACTGGATGTCGCTGCACAGCGACGGGCAAATGGTGCTGTACCCGATGTTTGCTCCCAACCGCCGTTCAGAACGTGGCAAAGGTGTTACCGATAAACTAAAGGAGCAGTTTACCGTGTACTCAACTATTGATCTTACAGGATACGAAAAAGAGAACCGCTTCCTGGAAGGCACGGGCAGCATGGTTTTGGACCGCGTGCATCAAATTGCTTACGCCTGCTTATCCCCCCGGACAGATAAAAAGGTATTGCTTGATTTTTGCGCGATGCTGGACTATAAACCGGTTTTGTTTCATGCGGTTGACAAAAGGGATGCGCCCATCTATCACACCAATGTAATGATGTGCATTGCCGATACTTTTGCGATCATTGCAGATGAAACGATCCGCGATCCGGCAGAACGCGCTTCAGTCTTACAAATGCTTAAAGAAGCCGGCAAGGAAATTATACCGATCAGCATTGCCCAGATGGAACAATTTGCCGGAAATGCCTTACAGGTAAAAAACAATAGCGGTGAACCTTTTTTGATCATGTCCGACAGCGCGTATCATTCATTGACCCCGGAACAAATTAAAGTTATTGAGACCTTTAACCCGATCCTTCACGCTCCTTTGAACACTATTGAGCAGAATGGCGGCGGCAGCGCGCGTTGTATGATAGCTGAGATCTTTCTGCCCCGGCATTAA
- the rhaM gene encoding L-rhamnose mutarotase produces the protein MKRLAFKMKLFKGLESEYEKRHAAIWPELSALLKEQGITDYSIFWDRETNILFATMKITDPANLDQLPAHPVMKKWWDHMKDIMETHADHSPVSVPLKEVFYLP, from the coding sequence ATGAAACGACTTGCATTTAAAATGAAACTCTTTAAGGGCCTCGAATCGGAATATGAGAAAAGGCATGCAGCCATTTGGCCTGAATTGAGTGCGCTGCTAAAAGAACAGGGTATAACGGATTATTCTATTTTCTGGGATAGGGAAACGAATATTCTTTTTGCGACCATGAAGATAACCGATCCGGCGAACCTGGATCAGCTTCCTGCTCATCCCGTGATGAAAAAATGGTGGGATCACATGAAGGATATTATGGAAACCCATGCGGACCATTCTCCGGTGTCTGTTCCGCTGAAAGAGGTGTTTTATTTACCCTGA
- a CDS encoding glycoside hydrolase family 88/105 protein, giving the protein MKRLLVFVLLLSATTGNAQGTLSKKKILETMRLCNAYFMNKWPDPGKPIVTNKERPSNIWTRAVYYEGLMALYTIDRQKSYYDYAVDWGTKHQWGLRSGITTRNADDQCCGQTYIDLYKLDKMPERIKAIKTSIDNMVASDKNDDWSWVDAIQMAMPVYVKLGALYKEHRYFDKMYQIYAYTKNVHGGKGLYNKEEHLWWRDKDFVPPYKEPNGANCYWSRGNGWVFAALVRVLNALPKTDAHYAEYLQDFKDMGAALLQCQQATGMWTVSLHDTNHFGGKEISGTALFTYGFAWGVRNGLLDKKQYLPALTKAWNAMVKDAVHPDGSLGYVQGTGKEPKDGQPVTYNSKPDFEDYGLGCFLLAGTEVYRLAGE; this is encoded by the coding sequence ATGAAACGATTGTTGGTTTTTGTATTATTATTAAGCGCAACTACGGGCAATGCGCAAGGTACTTTATCCAAAAAAAAGATACTCGAAACAATGCGGCTGTGCAATGCCTACTTTATGAATAAGTGGCCTGATCCGGGAAAGCCGATCGTTACCAATAAAGAGCGCCCGAGCAATATATGGACCCGCGCCGTTTATTATGAGGGGTTGATGGCTCTGTATACCATCGACCGGCAGAAAAGCTACTATGATTATGCGGTAGACTGGGGTACGAAACATCAATGGGGGCTGCGCAGCGGCATTACCACGAGGAATGCCGACGATCAGTGTTGCGGGCAAACTTATATCGATCTTTATAAACTGGATAAAATGCCGGAGCGGATCAAAGCGATCAAAACCAGTATTGATAATATGGTGGCGTCTGATAAGAACGATGACTGGAGTTGGGTGGATGCCATACAAATGGCAATGCCGGTATATGTAAAGCTGGGGGCGCTTTATAAGGAGCACCGCTATTTTGATAAAATGTACCAGATCTATGCCTATACGAAAAATGTTCATGGCGGCAAGGGATTATATAATAAAGAAGAACATCTGTGGTGGCGCGATAAAGATTTTGTACCACCCTATAAGGAGCCGAACGGAGCAAACTGTTATTGGAGCCGGGGCAACGGCTGGGTGTTTGCAGCGCTGGTACGGGTGTTGAATGCCCTTCCCAAAACAGATGCGCATTATGCAGAATACCTGCAGGACTTTAAGGATATGGGCGCCGCTTTATTGCAGTGTCAGCAGGCTACCGGTATGTGGACGGTCAGCCTTCATGATACGAACCATTTTGGAGGGAAAGAAATTTCGGGGACAGCATTGTTCACCTATGGGTTTGCCTGGGGGGTCCGTAACGGGCTCCTCGACAAAAAGCAATACCTGCCGGCGCTTACCAAAGCATGGAACGCAATGGTTAAAGACGCGGTGCACCCCGATGGTTCATTGGGGTATGTGCAGGGTACGGGAAAAGAGCCTAAAGACGGACAGCCGGTTACCTATAATAGCAAACCGGATTTTGAAGACTACGGACTGGGCTGTTTCCTGCTTGCGGGAACGGAAGTGTATCGGCTGGCTGGGGAGTGA